One part of the uncultured Celeribacter sp. genome encodes these proteins:
- a CDS encoding L-threonylcarbamoyladenylate synthase produces the protein MTLTPTDPHTEPSISEVAACLQDGGVVLIPTDTVLGLAVSPAHPAAIDRLYALKQRPRAKNLPIMVADATQIAGLGADISPSARALLESRFVPGALTLVFALDPTRRPDWLAGRDEIALRIPDDARLLTVLRATGPLLVTSANRSGADTPPTTQAALEQLAGAPDLAVTGTGAAGTPSTIVNSRTIPVTIERHGAIPEAEIRALLESLS, from the coding sequence ATGACCCTGACACCGACAGATCCGCACACAGAGCCGAGCATTTCCGAAGTCGCGGCTTGCCTGCAGGATGGCGGTGTCGTTCTGATCCCCACCGACACGGTTCTTGGGCTGGCTGTCTCGCCCGCCCATCCTGCGGCTATCGACCGCCTCTATGCGCTGAAACAACGCCCGCGCGCCAAGAACCTGCCCATCATGGTGGCCGACGCCACGCAGATCGCGGGGCTTGGGGCTGACATTTCCCCCAGCGCCCGCGCCCTGCTGGAAAGCCGCTTTGTGCCCGGTGCACTGACGCTGGTCTTTGCGCTGGATCCGACACGCCGCCCGGACTGGCTGGCTGGGCGCGACGAAATTGCCCTGCGCATTCCCGATGATGCGCGCCTGCTGACCGTACTGCGCGCAACCGGGCCTTTGCTGGTGACATCAGCCAACCGCTCTGGCGCCGACACGCCGCCCACCACTCAGGCCGCGCTGGAACAGCTTGCCGGTGCGCCGGATCTTGCGGTGACCGGCACCGGTGCTGCGGGCACGCCCTCGACCATCGTGAACAGCCGCACGATCCCGGTCACCATCGAACGTCACGGGGCCATCCCCGAAGCCGAAATCCGCGCCCTTTTGGAGAGCCTGTCATGA
- a CDS encoding DUF1328 domain-containing protein, protein MLGWALTFLVIALIAGVFGFGGIASASAGIAQILFFIFIVLFVVAMIARAVRGKPPV, encoded by the coding sequence ATGCTTGGCTGGGCTTTGACATTTCTCGTAATTGCGCTGATTGCCGGTGTTTTTGGCTTTGGCGGTATCGCCTCCGCGTCCGCCGGGATCGCGCAGATTCTGTTCTTTATCTTCATCGTTCTCTTCGTCGTGGCGATGATCGCCCGGGCGGTGCGTGGCAAGCCGCCGGTTTGA
- the tsaD gene encoding tRNA (adenosine(37)-N6)-threonylcarbamoyltransferase complex transferase subunit TsaD, translating to MSDLILGIETSCDDTSVALVDRSGHVAAMQTVSQFEIHEAFGGVYPELASRAHLEAILPTIQGVMTEANVTPRDLRAIGVTRGPGLIGSLLVGLSTAEALSMGWNVPAYGVNHLRGHIRSVDLEDGHTEFPAVIMLVSGGHTLIAELTDPWSYRLLGTTRDDSVGESYDKVARMLGLGMPGGPAIDRAAKAGTPMLRLPRPMKNEGFEFSFSGLKSSVARHIENHPDVSLEDMSASFVAACMDVLAAKADRALEQCKPRSLVIVGGVSASPQLRDAMATVAARHDVNLCLPPIKWATDNAAMIAMATWDYVDRGLQPSLTPKPNLSLDTP from the coding sequence ATGAGCGATTTGATCCTCGGCATTGAAACCTCCTGTGATGACACCTCGGTGGCGCTGGTGGACCGCAGCGGTCATGTCGCCGCCATGCAGACCGTGTCGCAATTCGAGATCCACGAAGCCTTTGGCGGCGTCTATCCCGAACTGGCGTCGCGTGCGCATCTGGAAGCCATCCTGCCCACCATCCAAGGCGTGATGACTGAGGCAAATGTCACCCCGCGCGACCTGCGCGCCATCGGCGTGACCCGTGGTCCCGGTCTGATCGGGTCGCTTCTGGTTGGCCTGTCCACGGCCGAGGCCCTGTCGATGGGCTGGAATGTTCCGGCCTATGGCGTCAACCACCTGCGCGGGCACATCCGGTCGGTCGATCTGGAAGACGGGCACACCGAGTTTCCAGCGGTCATCATGCTGGTGTCTGGAGGGCATACGCTGATCGCCGAACTCACCGACCCCTGGAGCTATCGCCTGCTCGGCACGACGCGCGACGATTCCGTCGGTGAAAGCTATGACAAGGTGGCACGGATGCTGGGGCTGGGCATGCCCGGCGGACCGGCCATCGACCGCGCAGCCAAAGCGGGCACCCCGATGCTGCGCCTGCCCCGCCCGATGAAGAACGAAGGGTTTGAATTTTCCTTCTCCGGACTGAAATCTTCGGTCGCGCGGCACATCGAAAACCACCCCGACGTCAGCCTAGAAGACATGTCTGCCTCCTTCGTGGCGGCCTGCATGGACGTGCTGGCCGCCAAGGCGGACCGGGCGCTGGAACAGTGCAAACCGCGTTCTCTGGTGATTGTGGGCGGTGTCTCTGCCTCGCCGCAGCTGCGAGACGCCATGGCCACGGTCGCAGCACGTCACGACGTCAACCTGTGCCTGCCGCCGATCAAATGGGCAACCGACAACGCAGCAATGATCGCCATGGCGACATGGGATTACGTGGATCGCGGGCTGCAACCGTCCCTGACTCCGAAGCCCAATCTCAGCCTCGACACGCCCTAA
- a CDS encoding circularly permuted type 2 ATP-grasp protein, with the protein MSETKIFDEMWGRDDMLRDPYSEFQSWFQGEDLKRLRAKQREAEEVFRLTGITFNVYGRSEAEERLIPFDIIPRIVSGREWQKLSRGIEQRVRAINAFLHDIYNRQEIVKAGRIPQEMISRNEAFLPQMIGMTPPGGIYTHIVGIDLVRTADDQFYVLEDNARTPSGVSYMLENRETMLQMFPELFARNRVQPVQNYPADLRRSLAACAPSACNGPPTVAVLTPGIYNSAYFEHAFLADQMGVELVEGHDLQVVDGRVAMRTTRGYQPIDVLYRRVDDDFLDPLNFNPDSALGVPGIMDVYRAGGITIANAPGTGIADDKAIYSYMPEIVEFYTGEKAILENVPTWRCSDPDSLAYVLDNLSELVVKEVHGSGGYGMLIGPTATKKDIAEFRKKLEAKPGNYIAQPTLSLSTVPIFTKAGLAPRHVDLRPFVLCSPEGINITPGGLTRVALKKGSLVVNSSQGGGTKDTWVLED; encoded by the coding sequence ATGAGCGAGACAAAAATTTTTGATGAGATGTGGGGCCGCGACGATATGTTGCGAGATCCCTATTCCGAATTTCAGAGCTGGTTCCAGGGCGAAGACCTGAAGCGGCTCAGGGCGAAGCAACGCGAGGCGGAAGAAGTCTTTCGCCTGACGGGAATTACATTCAACGTTTACGGCAGAAGTGAGGCCGAGGAACGTCTGATCCCCTTTGACATTATTCCGCGCATTGTATCCGGACGGGAATGGCAAAAGCTGTCTCGCGGGATCGAACAGCGGGTGCGGGCGATCAATGCTTTTCTGCACGACATTTATAATCGTCAGGAAATCGTCAAGGCGGGCCGTATCCCGCAGGAAATGATCTCCCGGAACGAGGCGTTTCTGCCGCAGATGATCGGCATGACGCCGCCGGGCGGGATCTACACCCATATTGTCGGGATTGATCTGGTGCGGACAGCGGATGATCAGTTCTATGTGCTTGAAGACAATGCGCGCACCCCCTCGGGCGTCTCCTATATGCTGGAGAACCGCGAGACGATGCTCCAGATGTTCCCGGAGCTGTTCGCGCGCAACCGGGTCCAGCCGGTTCAGAACTATCCGGCAGATCTGCGCCGCTCTCTGGCCGCCTGTGCACCGAGCGCCTGCAACGGTCCGCCCACGGTCGCGGTGCTGACGCCGGGGATTTATAATTCAGCCTATTTCGAACATGCTTTCCTCGCAGATCAGATGGGCGTCGAACTGGTCGAGGGGCACGATCTGCAGGTCGTGGACGGGCGCGTCGCCATGCGTACTACCCGCGGTTATCAGCCGATCGATGTGCTCTATCGCCGGGTTGATGACGATTTCCTGGACCCGCTCAATTTCAATCCGGACAGTGCGCTGGGCGTGCCGGGGATCATGGATGTCTACCGTGCCGGGGGCATCACCATTGCCAACGCGCCGGGCACGGGCATCGCGGATGATAAGGCGATCTACAGCTATATGCCGGAGATCGTCGAATTCTACACCGGAGAGAAAGCCATCCTCGAAAACGTGCCGACGTGGCGCTGTTCGGATCCCGACAGCCTGGCCTATGTGCTCGACAACCTCTCGGAGCTGGTGGTCAAGGAAGTCCACGGTTCCGGCGGCTATGGCATGCTGATCGGGCCGACAGCGACGAAAAAGGATATCGCAGAGTTCCGCAAGAAACTGGAGGCCAAACCCGGCAATTATATTGCTCAGCCGACCCTGTCGCTGTCGACCGTGCCGATCTTTACCAAGGCGGGGCTGGCACCACGCCATGTTGACCTGCGGCCCTTTGTCTTGTGTTCCCCTGAAGGGATCAACATCACGCCGGGCGGGCTGACCCGCGTGGCTCTGAAGAAAGGATCGTTGGTGGTGAATTCAAGCCAGGGGGGCGGCACCAAGGACACATGGGTGCTGGAGGACTGA
- a CDS encoding RNA polymerase sigma factor, translated as MNGAQVNGARADVSSATLEPRDEIVEHLGAMRAFALSLTRNGAQADDLVQDTIVKAWTNIDKFQAGTNLRAWLFTILRNTFYSNRRKVKREVADVDGVMAASLSEKPAHDGRLAMRDFEVAFAELPDEQREALILVGASGFSYEEAAETCLVAVGTIKSRVNRGRKRLAELLSLEEDENFDLTDKATMAVVASQGLTQRGGL; from the coding sequence ATGAATGGGGCTCAGGTGAATGGGGCCCGCGCTGACGTATCGTCGGCCACGCTCGAACCGCGTGACGAGATTGTCGAACATCTGGGTGCGATGCGCGCCTTTGCCCTCAGTCTGACCCGTAACGGGGCGCAGGCAGATGATCTGGTACAGGATACAATTGTCAAAGCCTGGACCAATATTGACAAGTTCCAGGCCGGAACCAATTTGCGCGCCTGGCTTTTCACAATTCTGCGCAACACGTTTTATTCCAACCGCCGGAAGGTGAAACGCGAAGTGGCCGATGTCGATGGTGTCATGGCCGCGTCCCTGTCGGAAAAGCCCGCACATGACGGACGTCTGGCCATGCGCGATTTCGAGGTGGCGTTTGCTGAGCTGCCCGATGAACAGCGCGAGGCGCTTATCCTCGTCGGGGCATCTGGCTTTTCTTATGAGGAAGCGGCAGAGACTTGTTTGGTCGCCGTGGGTACGATCAAAAGCCGGGTGAACCGGGGGCGCAAACGCCTTGCCGAACTTCTGAGCTTGGAAGAGGACGAAAATTTCGACCTCACGGACAAAGCGACCATGGCGGTCGTGGCCTCTCAGGGTCTGACACAGCGAGGCGGTCTGTGA
- a CDS encoding DUF883 domain-containing protein produces MARTTAAQTDVTTADLQAQIATLKEDISALTKTMADYGTAQGKAARTQAQEALEEARAKGAEQAAALQKTAVESYGQVEDKVRENPSASVGIAAGIGFLVGLVAARR; encoded by the coding sequence ATGGCACGCACCACCGCTGCTCAAACCGACGTCACCACCGCTGATCTTCAGGCGCAGATTGCTACCCTGAAAGAAGACATTTCCGCCCTGACCAAGACAATGGCCGACTACGGCACGGCGCAGGGCAAGGCTGCTCGCACGCAAGCTCAGGAGGCTCTGGAAGAAGCCCGCGCGAAAGGGGCAGAACAGGCCGCCGCCCTGCAAAAAACTGCCGTAGAGTCCTATGGGCAGGTTGAAGACAAAGTACGCGAAAATCCGTCGGCGTCGGTCGGCATCGCTGCCGGGATCGGCTTTCTGGTCGGCCTCGTCGCAGCGCGCCGCTAA
- a CDS encoding NepR family anti-sigma factor, producing the protein MAQEYKNSSFDSQIEDNLRRVYERTVNEEIPDRFKDLLAQLKAQETAQASSGKGNDGENSQ; encoded by the coding sequence ATGGCGCAAGAGTATAAAAATTCCAGCTTTGATTCGCAGATTGAGGACAACCTGCGTCGTGTGTACGAGCGTACAGTAAACGAAGAGATCCCGGATCGCTTCAAGGACCTGCTCGCACAGCTCAAGGCGCAGGAAACGGCACAGGCAAGCTCTGGCAAGGGTAATGACGGGGAGAACAGCCAATGA
- a CDS encoding alpha-E domain-containing protein: MLGKTANGLYWMYRYLERAENTSRLVETGQRIGLTRLGQADDEWTSVMQSAGVLAGYEVEHDEVTKDAAVNWMLRSKENPSSVLSTISDARQNARLVRTALTGEVWGAVNGCYMTTRDVLSRKVSERDLPGVLGTIRQRTALVRGATHGTMLRNDIYDFARIGTFLERADATARILDVKYYVLLPSALTVGSSMDNVHWETILRSVSARGGFRMAFGSQVNARDIAQFLVLDKRMPRSLNFCVSKIYDNLNYITSDYGIKTRSLELSEALVHRLGAHDIDAVFEYGLHEYIQTILSSLSELGQQIEQDFRFYE; the protein is encoded by the coding sequence ATGCTGGGGAAAACGGCCAATGGCCTCTACTGGATGTATCGCTATCTGGAACGGGCTGAAAACACGTCGCGCCTTGTCGAAACCGGGCAAAGGATCGGCCTGACCCGCCTTGGACAGGCGGATGACGAATGGACATCGGTCATGCAATCGGCCGGGGTTCTTGCCGGCTATGAGGTCGAACATGACGAGGTGACCAAGGATGCCGCCGTCAACTGGATGCTGCGCTCCAAGGAGAACCCGTCGTCGGTTCTGTCCACCATTTCGGACGCGCGCCAAAATGCCCGTCTTGTGCGCACCGCGCTGACCGGCGAGGTCTGGGGCGCCGTCAACGGCTGCTATATGACCACCCGAGATGTGCTGTCGCGCAAGGTCAGCGAACGCGATTTGCCGGGGGTTTTGGGTACCATTCGCCAGCGCACCGCGCTGGTGCGTGGCGCGACCCATGGCACGATGTTGCGCAATGACATCTACGATTTTGCGCGCATCGGCACCTTTCTGGAACGGGCGGATGCAACCGCGCGCATTCTGGATGTGAAATACTACGTGCTCTTGCCCTCGGCGCTGACCGTGGGGTCGTCGATGGACAATGTGCATTGGGAAACCATCCTGCGTTCGGTCTCGGCCCGTGGCGGTTTCCGGATGGCGTTCGGCTCGCAGGTCAATGCTCGCGACATTGCCCAGTTCCTTGTGCTCGACAAGCGCATGCCGCGATCGTTGAACTTCTGTGTCTCCAAGATTTACGACAATCTGAACTACATCACGTCGGACTATGGGATCAAAACCCGGTCGCTTGAGTTGTCAGAAGCGTTGGTGCACCGGTTGGGTGCGCATGACATCGATGCCGTCTTCGAATATGGTTTGCACGAATATATTCAAACCATTCTGAGTTCCCTCAGCGAACTGGGGCAGCAGATTGAACAGGATTTCCGGTTCTACGAATAA
- a CDS encoding DNA starvation/stationary phase protection protein — MTQALKAVPNDKKLSTGPRETDRLAEALADVLADTYRLLIKTHIYHWNVEGPLFYSLHTLTEEQYNNLFEASDELAERIRALGHLTPMNIADVLGGDLSDKDGKAPSAEQMVADLAEAHERLAHRLHALIRIADTLEDPVTSDLATARSAFHEKAAWMLRATLGS; from the coding sequence ATGACACAGGCACTCAAAGCTGTTCCGAATGACAAAAAACTGTCGACTGGTCCGCGCGAAACCGACCGTCTGGCAGAGGCCCTTGCGGATGTTCTGGCCGACACGTATCGGCTGCTGATCAAGACGCATATTTATCATTGGAATGTAGAAGGGCCGCTGTTCTATTCGCTGCACACGCTGACAGAGGAACAGTATAACAACCTCTTTGAAGCCAGCGATGAACTTGCGGAACGCATCCGCGCGCTGGGTCATCTGACACCGATGAACATTGCCGATGTGCTGGGCGGTGATCTCAGCGACAAGGACGGCAAGGCGCCGAGCGCAGAACAGATGGTGGCCGATTTGGCTGAGGCGCATGAACGCCTTGCCCATCGTCTGCACGCACTGATCCGCATTGCCGATACTCTGGAAGACCCGGTGACATCTGATCTTGCCACCGCGCGCTCTGCCTTCCACGAAAAAGCTGCATGGATGCTGCGCGCCACGCTCGGGTCGTGA
- a CDS encoding histidine kinase dimerization/phosphoacceptor domain -containing protein, with protein MIRRLRAGVDSLAIRVSLMLAAALLPIGVIAIAQTTALIRENKSQSEDNLLALTSEAAAAEEAFMRTAFGSAQAIAAMAPDLSALSEEDCHAVMSRFVARDRNFSFAGFVNAQGLTVCSSTQERQSVRDQGLWEAMRKDPRPRATVNVSGPLSQASVVIVSYPVLDEDGRFEGYAAVSLPHMRLFRRLEELSAERPVDLVTFNSDGQPLSAENGMNDLEQRLPEGRDLQSFVGQPQYAFTAETAGGDRRVFAYVPIVPDLVYGLGSWDADELGLSWNRVTTILPLMFPVMMWLACLLVVYIAIQRQVIIPTRNLRARMLMFMRSRRISAPQRQTRPAAEFREMDETWERMAESILHDEAELEDALHDKTVLLREVHHRVKNNLQLIASILNMKIRKARTKDAKVALRDVQSRVMGLATVHRNLYETSLQGRVRADELVRSIASNVLAAGRVESTRMDVSEYYEPLVLYPDQAVPLSLIVSEALGNALKYAGSAEGEKARISIHLALEETGEGVLRVSNSCGPVPVTDTEDMDGSGLGSQLITAFTSQLEGRTALDDGEDHYSLTLHFPVEEFKDEG; from the coding sequence GTGATACGGCGACTTCGGGCGGGGGTGGACAGCCTCGCGATCCGGGTGTCTTTGATGCTGGCGGCGGCGCTTTTGCCCATCGGGGTGATCGCCATTGCCCAGACGACGGCGCTCATCCGGGAAAACAAATCCCAAAGTGAAGACAATCTTCTGGCGCTCACCTCTGAGGCAGCCGCGGCAGAAGAGGCCTTTATGCGTACGGCCTTCGGATCCGCGCAGGCGATTGCGGCCATGGCGCCGGATTTGAGCGCGCTCAGCGAAGAGGACTGCCATGCGGTGATGAGCCGCTTTGTCGCGCGGGACCGGAATTTTTCCTTTGCCGGATTTGTGAACGCGCAGGGGCTGACGGTCTGTTCCTCGACCCAAGAGCGCCAGAGTGTTCGCGATCAGGGGCTGTGGGAAGCCATGCGCAAGGATCCCCGCCCGCGGGCGACGGTCAATGTCTCGGGGCCATTGTCGCAGGCCTCTGTGGTGATCGTGTCCTACCCGGTTCTGGATGAAGACGGGCGTTTCGAAGGGTATGCCGCCGTGTCCCTGCCGCATATGCGACTGTTTCGACGCCTTGAAGAACTTTCGGCAGAACGCCCGGTAGATCTGGTTACGTTCAACTCCGACGGCCAGCCTCTGTCTGCCGAGAACGGCATGAACGATTTGGAGCAGCGTTTGCCCGAAGGCCGTGATCTGCAGTCTTTTGTCGGCCAGCCACAATACGCCTTTACCGCAGAGACCGCAGGAGGAGACCGTCGTGTCTTTGCTTATGTGCCGATCGTGCCGGATCTGGTCTATGGTCTTGGAAGTTGGGACGCCGATGAACTGGGGCTGAGCTGGAACCGGGTGACGACCATCCTGCCGTTGATGTTCCCGGTCATGATGTGGCTGGCCTGTCTGCTGGTGGTCTATATCGCGATCCAGCGCCAGGTGATTATCCCGACTCGGAACTTGCGGGCCCGCATGCTGATGTTCATGCGCTCGCGCCGGATCAGCGCGCCGCAGCGTCAAACCCGTCCGGCGGCAGAGTTCCGGGAGATGGACGAAACCTGGGAAAGGATGGCAGAAAGCATCCTGCACGACGAGGCAGAACTGGAAGACGCCTTGCATGACAAGACCGTGTTGCTGCGCGAGGTTCATCACCGCGTCAAAAACAACCTGCAACTGATTGCTTCGATCCTGAACATGAAGATCCGCAAGGCCCGTACCAAGGATGCGAAAGTCGCGTTGCGCGATGTGCAATCGCGTGTCATGGGTCTGGCAACGGTGCATCGCAATCTTTACGAAACCTCGTTACAGGGGCGGGTGCGTGCCGATGAGTTGGTGCGTTCGATTGCCTCCAATGTGCTGGCGGCAGGGCGGGTCGAAAGCACCCGTATGGACGTATCCGAATATTACGAACCGCTTGTGCTCTACCCCGATCAGGCTGTGCCCTTGTCGCTGATCGTCTCCGAGGCGTTGGGCAACGCGTTGAAATACGCGGGTTCAGCGGAGGGTGAGAAAGCCCGCATCAGCATTCATCTTGCTTTGGAGGAGACCGGCGAAGGTGTGCTCAGGGTGTCCAACTCTTGCGGTCCTGTGCCTGTCACGGACACAGAGGATATGGATGGTTCCGGGCTGGGGTCGCAACTGATCACGGCCTTTACCTCGCAGTTGGAGGGGCGTACCGCGTTGGACGACGGTGAGGATCACTACTCATTGACGCTGCATTTTCCGGTAGAAGAGTTCAAGGACGAGGGCTAA
- the tsaE gene encoding tRNA (adenosine(37)-N6)-threonylcarbamoyltransferase complex ATPase subunit type 1 TsaE, with product METSLIFPADNEAATIEIATALAAELRSGDVVMLDGALAAGKTFFSRALVRALGCDEAVTSPTYTIANLYDTDRGTVVHVDAYRLKGAQDFHHLGLEDYMDNGIALIEWGERIAGYFEEPLSIRIGFGDSDDARLFHLTAPNDRWAAVLTSLAQKLETRQ from the coding sequence TTGGAGACCAGCCTGATCTTCCCGGCCGACAATGAGGCGGCCACAATCGAGATCGCGACCGCGCTCGCCGCAGAATTGCGGTCGGGCGATGTCGTCATGCTGGATGGGGCTCTGGCGGCGGGGAAAACTTTCTTTTCCCGCGCCCTTGTGCGCGCGCTCGGCTGTGACGAAGCCGTCACCAGTCCGACCTATACCATTGCCAATCTCTATGACACCGACCGCGGCACCGTTGTGCATGTCGATGCCTACCGGTTGAAAGGCGCGCAGGATTTCCATCATCTCGGGCTTGAAGATTATATGGACAATGGCATTGCCCTGATCGAATGGGGCGAACGCATCGCGGGCTATTTCGAAGAGCCGCTGTCCATTCGAATTGGCTTTGGCGACAGCGACGATGCGCGCCTGTTCCACCTCACGGCCCCCAACGACCGCTGGGCTGCTGTCCTGACATCGCTGGCCCAAAAGCTGGAGACGCGCCAATGA
- a CDS encoding response regulator has product MSQTSATASLADTIAQHLPYLRRYARALTGSQTSGDAYAMATLEALLEDRSVFDAASDSKTALFRAFHLIWNSAGAPVAEEDSSLARRAQEHLSKLTPNSREVLLLATIEGFPISAIAEIIDSSTADVEGLLKTAKTEMEDSIAGRVLIIEDEAIIALDLQSIVADMGHEITGVARTHTGAVQLAEKERPDLILSDIQLADNSSGIEAVNEILAQTGDIPVIFITAFPERLLTGERPEPAFVITKPYTEEQVLSAVSQAMFFASTEALTV; this is encoded by the coding sequence ATGTCTCAAACTTCTGCGACGGCCAGTCTGGCCGACACGATTGCTCAACATCTTCCCTATCTGCGCCGTTACGCGCGTGCGCTTACGGGCTCGCAGACCTCGGGGGATGCCTATGCGATGGCCACCCTTGAGGCGCTGCTGGAAGACAGATCGGTTTTCGATGCAGCCTCCGACAGCAAAACGGCCCTGTTCCGGGCGTTCCACCTGATCTGGAACAGTGCCGGTGCCCCGGTCGCCGAAGAGGACAGCTCTCTTGCACGGCGGGCGCAGGAACATCTTTCCAAACTGACGCCGAACTCCCGCGAAGTGCTGCTTCTGGCCACCATCGAAGGCTTCCCGATCAGCGCGATTGCGGAAATCATCGACAGCTCCACCGCGGATGTCGAGGGCCTGCTCAAAACCGCCAAAACCGAGATGGAGGACAGCATCGCAGGACGCGTGCTCATCATCGAAGACGAGGCCATCATTGCGCTCGACCTGCAATCTATCGTGGCCGATATGGGTCATGAAATCACCGGGGTCGCACGAACCCACACCGGGGCCGTGCAGCTCGCCGAAAAGGAACGCCCGGACCTAATCCTGTCGGACATTCAACTGGCCGACAATTCTTCGGGCATCGAGGCGGTGAATGAAATTCTGGCGCAGACCGGCGACATTCCGGTGATCTTCATCACCGCCTTCCCGGAACGCCTGCTGACCGGCGAACGTCCGGAACCGGCTTTTGTCATCACCAAACCCTACACCGAGGAGCAGGTGCTGTCTGCGGTGTCCCAGGCGATGTTCTTTGCTTCCACCGAAGCGCTGACAGTCTAA
- a CDS encoding transglutaminase family protein has translation MRLMIRHTTRYVFEEPVSYGLQQLRKTPKSGPGQDVIRWDTVISGGKKELEYQDHFNNIVELISFEREATEITIRSEGEIEVLETHGVVGTHRGPAPLWLFEGATELTKAGSGVRALIRQIEGDSDLDRLHDLSRLIGETVTYEVGASETEWGAEEVLEAGKGVCQDHAHVFIAAARAMGVPARYVSGYLMMDDRVAQEAMHAWAEAHVPGLGWVGFDVSNAISPDIRYVRVATGLDYLSAAPVTGTRIGGSTETLSVEIEVAQQQ, from the coding sequence ATGCGCCTCATGATACGTCATACGACACGTTATGTCTTCGAGGAGCCGGTGAGCTACGGGCTTCAACAGTTGCGAAAAACGCCGAAATCCGGTCCCGGCCAGGATGTGATCCGGTGGGATACCGTCATTTCCGGCGGCAAGAAGGAATTGGAATATCAGGATCATTTCAACAATATCGTTGAGCTGATTTCCTTTGAGCGGGAGGCGACAGAGATCACGATCCGCTCCGAAGGAGAGATTGAAGTTCTCGAAACCCATGGCGTTGTGGGCACTCATCGCGGACCCGCGCCGCTTTGGCTGTTCGAGGGCGCCACGGAGCTGACCAAGGCGGGCAGCGGGGTGCGCGCCCTGATCCGTCAGATCGAAGGCGACAGCGATCTGGACCGGCTGCATGATCTGTCCCGTCTGATCGGCGAAACCGTCACCTATGAGGTGGGGGCATCCGAAACCGAATGGGGCGCGGAAGAGGTGTTGGAGGCCGGCAAGGGCGTGTGTCAGGACCACGCCCATGTCTTTATCGCAGCGGCCCGTGCCATGGGGGTGCCCGCCCGCTATGTGTCCGGCTATCTGATGATGGATGACCGTGTGGCGCAAGAGGCCATGCACGCCTGGGCCGAAGCCCATGTGCCAGGGCTTGGCTGGGTCGGTTTTGATGTCTCAAATGCCATATCGCCCGATATTCGCTATGTCCGGGTCGCAACGGGGCTGGACTATCTCAGCGCGGCTCCTGTAACTGGCACGCGTATCGGCGGATCGACCGAAACTCTGTCCGTCGAAATCGAAGTCGCTCAACAACAATAA
- a CDS encoding proteasome-type protease, with the protein MTYCVGMMLDKGLVMMSDTRTNAGVDNISTFKKMFTWEMPDDRVLTVMTAGNLATTQALVSLLDERTKAPGDREPSILSAPSMFQVARIVAQTLKDVIATHADEGQRADSAFNATVLLGGQIKGAPPRLFMIYPEGNFIEAGSETPFFQIGETKYGKPILVRAYEPGMSFEDAVKLTLVSFDSTVKANLSVGLPFDLQVIEKDTFKVAHQRRIEADDPYFLTISSGWGEALKAAMDSLPSFEF; encoded by the coding sequence ATGACCTATTGCGTGGGTATGATGCTCGACAAGGGCCTTGTGATGATGTCCGACACGCGCACAAACGCGGGGGTCGACAACATTTCGACCTTCAAGAAGATGTTCACATGGGAAATGCCCGACGATCGGGTGCTGACCGTCATGACGGCGGGCAATCTGGCCACGACGCAGGCGCTGGTGTCCCTGCTGGATGAGCGCACGAAGGCCCCCGGCGACCGTGAGCCGTCCATTCTGTCGGCACCGTCCATGTTCCAGGTCGCCCGGATCGTGGCGCAGACGTTGAAAGACGTGATTGCGACCCATGCCGACGAAGGCCAGCGTGCCGACAGCGCATTCAACGCAACGGTCCTGCTGGGCGGTCAGATCAAGGGCGCGCCGCCGCGCCTGTTCATGATCTACCCGGAAGGCAATTTCATAGAGGCCGGCTCCGAGACACCATTTTTCCAGATCGGAGAAACCAAATACGGCAAGCCCATTCTGGTACGGGCCTATGAGCCGGGGATGTCTTTTGAGGACGCTGTCAAGCTGACGCTCGTGTCCTTTGACAGCACGGTCAAGGCGAACCTTTCGGTGGGGCTGCCCTTTGATCTGCAGGTGATCGAGAAAGACACGTTCAAGGTGGCCCATCAGCGTCGTATCGAGGCCGATGATCCCTATTTTCTGACGATTTCTTCGGGCTGGGGCGAGGCGCTGAAAGCGGCGATGGACAGCCTGCCCAGCTTCGAATTCTGA